gtaaaacactttaaaataatGAGTCACTATTTatacaaatacagattttcCATGTTGACGATATTTACAGTTGTAGTctgcatttaacatttaaaattaatacctttttctgtgattttattagttgttatctgtaatttaacaaaacggaAAATTGTAGAATCAgagtaaaatgttcaaaacgTTACAGCTTAATTTTTATAGTGTTGTTTTGATGAGTAAAAGTTCACATAAAGTAGAAGATTGAACAGTTTGCTGTTGGAACGTCCACACAAGTTATTTttgcgttttgttttttgccttttgtctTTGCAggacttggaaaaaaaactaattcaaaagtaaacacaacaaaactgttCAACcccaaatgtttcaaaaatacaaaacatttcacagaGTACACAAtttcaacaaataaaatgcattttttcttcattatttttattgttttttttttaacatatgtATATTACCTTTACCTTCCAGCCCATGCTGCTGTTGTTAATGCAGCTGTTCTGCAGCTGGACGTCCTTTTTGTCCGCTGCCAGCTGCCGTAGATGTAGTTTAGGAGGAAGTGCTCAGCAGGGAGATGCAGCAGATGGAGcataaaacacagcagacaTCAGGGACGAGTTCAGGTGGAAATTACtgcctctgtctgtgtgtgtgtgtctgtgtgtgtgtgtgtctgtgtgtgtgtgtgtctgtgtctgtgtctgtgtgtgtctctgtgtgtgtctgtgtgtgtgtgtgtgtgtctctctgtgtgtctgtgtgtgtctgtgtgtgtgtgtgtctgtgtgtgtgtgtgtgtgtgtgtgtgtgtgtgtgtgtgtgtgtgtgtgtgtctgtgtgtctgtgtgtgtgtctgtgtctgtgtgtgtgtctgtgtgtgtgtgtgtctgtgtgtgtgtgtgtctgtgtgtgtgtgtgtgtgtgtgtgtgtgtgtgtgtgtgtgtctgtgtgtgtgtgtctctgtgtgtgtctgtgtgtgtgtgtgtgtgtctctctgtgtgtctgtgtgtgtgtctgtgtgtgtgtgtgtgtctgtctgtgtgtgtgtgtgtgtctctgtgtgtctgtgtgtgtgtgtgtgtctctgtgtgtgtgtgtgtgtgtgtgtgtctgtgtgtgtgtgtgtctgtgtgtctgtgtgtgtctgtgtgtgtgcctgtgtgtgtgtgtgtgtgtgtgtctgtgtgtgtgtctgtgtgtgtgcgtctgtgtgtgtctgtgtgtgtctctgtgtctgtgtgtgtgtgtctgtgtgtgtgtgtctctgtgtgtctgtctgtgtgtgtgtgcctgtgtgtgtgtgtgtgtctgtgtgtgtgtctgtgtgtgtctctgtgtgtctgtgtgtgtgtgcctgtgtgtgggtgtgtctgtgtgtgtctgtgtgtgtgcctgtgtgtgtgtgtgtgtctctctgtgtgtgtttgtgtgtctgtgtgtgtgtgtgtctgtgtgtgtgtgtgtgtgtgtgtctgtgtgtgtgtgtgtgtgtgtctgtgtgtctgtgtgtgtgtgtgtgtgtgtctgtgtgtctgtgtgtgtctgtgtgtgtgtctgtgtctgtgtgtgtgtctgtgtgtgtgtctgtgtgtgtgtgtgtgtgtgtgtgtgtgtgtgtgtgtgtgtgtgtctctgtgtgtgtctgtgtgtgtgtgtgtgtctgtgtgtgtgtgtgtgtgtgtgtgtctgtgtgtgtgtgtgtgtgtgtgtgtgtttctgtgtgtgtgtgtgtgtgtgtgtgtgtgagatccATCATTAGTTAAACAGCTGCTtgtcagagctgcagcacagaAAGAACCTCatcgtctctttgtggtttcaGATCTTTAACATGAGAAATGTTACGGTTTTCTttgaggctcaggtgcaggaacaGAGATCGAGACTCACAGATGCCAACAAGAATACTTTTATTGACAAAGAGCAAAAACCAAAAGACTACAACTCCCAGAAGCCAGATCCCGGAAACAGgaactggaaaaaataacacTATGTGCCAGGGATAGGGAGTCCCTAGTGGTGGGAGGACTAAATGGTTCTctcaaatacaacacaaaaattAACCGCTTAACCTATGAACTAGCTCACCTATGACAAATGGGTTAAGAATTTGTCAGACAGAGAGCTCACTCCAGCCGAGCGGGGGGGTCCTTGCCAAAGGACTGAACTTTGCAGTCACACCAGATGAGTTACCGGTGGTGGACTTGGTGACGGCCACAGAATCGGCCATTAGGAACAATAGGTTGTCAGAGACAGAGGCGGAACAGATCAGGCTTAAGGTGTCGGCAGCACTCTCCAGCGCCAAGTTACCCCCGTCCAACATCTCCGCACAGGAGAAACGGGCACTGACAACTCTGCAGAAGGATCCCAACATCACAATCCTACCTGCAGATAAGGGGAGATGTACTGTTATCCTTAACACAGCTGACTATCACTCAAAGGTCAGCAGCCTCCTATGTGACTCAGCAACTTATGAGACCCTAAAACGAGACCCCACCAACACCTACAAACTCAAAGTGGTTAACTGCCtgcaaaaactggagaaaagtCAGATCATCGACCGGGCCCTGTACTACAAACTCTATCCAGGCGATGCTATCCCTTGCATATACGGActgccaaaaattcacaaagaggGCGCCCCTCTGAGACCAATTGTAAGCAGCATCAACTCTGTGACATACAACATTGCTAAGTATCTTGCCACCATCCTTTCCCCATTGGTGGGGGACACCCCCCACCACATAAGGAACTCGATGGACTTTAcaaacaaggtcagaaaaatcagcttagaccctgaggaaactatggtttcatatgacgtgacttcgctttttacttgcattcccactggagatgcaatacagacagtaaagagaaaactgctgcttgacaactctctgtctgagaggaccaacctctcccccgaacaggtgtgtgacctccttaacctttgcctcagcaccacttatttccagtacaacaatggtttctacaggcaaaaacacggctgtgccatgggatcccctgtatcccccattgtagctaacctgtacatggaagaaatggagattgtggcactgagaacattcagtggccactccccgaggcactggttcagatatgtggatgacacatgggtcaccatcaggaagggtgaggtcgaacctttcacagaacacctcaactcggtggataaaaacatcaagttcacaagagaggatgtccaagacaactgtctggcgtttctagattgcgtggtacgcattgaaaccaatggggaactcaacattgaggtctacagaaaacccactcacacagaccagtacctcctgtttgattcacaccacccactagaacacaagttgggggtgatccgtaccctaaagcacagagcacagaacatcccatcagaagcggatggaaaaagaagggaacacaaacatattcactctgctcttcaaacttgtggctatccaaactgggcttttatcaaaacagcaaaaaagcgcagggaggataagaaagacgaggaccacaaaaagagaaacaacattgtcatcccctatgtggcaggaatttcagagaaactcaggaggatctttaacacccaccagatcccagtacacttcaagcccagcaacactctgaggcaaaagctggtccatcccaaggacaaaattccaagggagaaacagagcaatgtggtgtacgcagtgcagtgcaatgaggaatgctctgacctgtacattggagagactaagcagccattacacaagcgcatggcacaacacaggagggccacgaccacaggccaggactcagcagtccacctccacctcaaggagaaggggcactcctttgatgaccacaaggtgcgcattctagccagagaggacagatggtttgagagaggggtaaaagaagccattcatgtcaaactagaacggccatctttgaacagaggagggggcctcagacaccacttgtctcccacttacaacgccgttcttagagccctcccaaggaggtgcagccatctgtcccacttgcagtcaggtgacccccaaccaccctcctagagggctgggaggggtaacgaccgcccatcaaaggctaacgactcacattaacacctaacgagtctgttggtttcgggtctttgtccacttgtttttgccaccaccctcctggtggataaatatctggtactccccaccaggctttcagaactgaagaagcctcttggatgagaggtgaaacgttttcgactcacacgaggttagtccagttgccataacttatgcttgcttgagacttatcatgacctggatgactgagaacatccacagatttagcTCACTAGAAAAACTACGCAGACTCAAAGCTgaagagcaactaagctcactaaAAATGACAGGGTCTCAGGTAACGTTAACTAAACAACACTAATACTTCAACCTGGCTCGTGCTGGGGACGGACTGCTGACTAGAGAGGGGGGTAACAGGCTGAGGACAGGAGTTGAAGGTAGAGGCAGCGAAGGTAGAGGCAGCGACGGCAGAATCAAATCCAGGCTGAAGACAGAGGTTGGGTGGAGGGAATTCCGGTGTCCTCTTGAAAACAGTTGTGGTTGGTGAGTCCGGGGAGGGGCAAATGGTTCGGCCACAGGAGCGGATGAGGTTCCAACTAAAAGAGCGGAAACAAAGTTACCAGAAGGTTCAACTTAGGATTGGCAAGA
This genomic window from Amphiprion ocellaris isolate individual 3 ecotype Okinawa unplaced genomic scaffold, ASM2253959v1 Aocel_unscaffolded142, whole genome shotgun sequence contains:
- the LOC111589136 gene encoding LOW QUALITY PROTEIN: uncharacterized protein LOC111589136 (The sequence of the model RefSeq protein was modified relative to this genomic sequence to represent the inferred CDS: deleted 1 base in 1 codon); the protein is MIITDMRPLSMVEDEGFTAMIRTFHPGYTLPSRTHFTKLMGKIYEETFKEVKTAINTNSSKLALTADIWTSVANEAYLGVTCHYITEDWDMQSVCLTTMPLQDRHTASNIAEWLEELTYDKWVKNLSDRELTPAERGVLAKGLNFAVTPDELPVVDLVTATESAIRNNRLSETEAEQIRLKVSAALSSAKLPPSNISAQEKRALTTLQKDPNITILPADKGRCTVILNTADYHSKVSSLLCDSATYETLKRDPTNTYKLKVVNCLQKLEKSQIIDRALYYKLYPGDAIPCIYGLPKIHKEGAPLRPIVSSINSVTYNIAKYLATILSPLVGDTPHHIRNSMDFTNKVRKISLDPEETMVSYDVTSLFTCIPTGDAIQTVKRKLLLDNSLSERTNLSPEQVCDLLNLCLSTTYFQYNNGFYRQKHGCAMGSPVSPIVANLYMEEMEIVALRTFSGHSPRHWFRYVDDTWVTIRKGEVEPFTEHLNSVDKNIKFTREDVQDNCLAFLDCVVRIETNGELNIEVYRKPTHTDQYLLFDSHHPLEHKLGVIRTLKHRAQNIPSEADGKRREHKHIHSALQTCGYPNWAFIKTAKKRREDKKDEDHKKRNNIVIPYVAGISEKLRRIFNTHQIPVHFKPSNTLRQKLVHPKDKIPREKQSNVVYAVQCNEECSDLYIGETKQPLHKRMAQHRRATTTGQDSAVHLHLKEKGHSFDDHKVRILAREDRWFERGVKEAIHVKLERPSLNRGGGLRHHLSPTYNA